The stretch of DNA GGGCACTCTCGTGAGGGCCATGTGTGCCCAAAATAAATAGTATTTTATCAGATCAGGTATTGGATAtgacatttattggtatcaaaatCACTCACCGTACCTCTTGAGTAAAGTGATAAGAGGCTTTTTGGGGGTTATGAGTGCtctaaaaaatttcaaagtatcTAATCATTCATATTCCGTAGGCCATTAAGAATAAATGTTGTCATGAGTTTTAAAGTTACTTTATGTGTAAAGTGAAAATCGAACCCTTGACCAATAATCCAGGTAGAAAAAATCTTTACCATCTCATTTAACTTCCgcgtttaaatttaatttatttttaagccATCAAGTAAAttatatgaaaagaaaaatgtaaaaagtAACTTATTTTTCAATGATTCCAAGATAAAAATAGATTGTGAATTTGGCAACCAATGGCTTTCCTTAACTCATTCTACACCACTCAAAGAACCCAAAACCAAATCTTATAAAAGCCCCTCAATGTAACCCTAGTCATCCTCATCACAATAAACTCCATTTCCCTCCATTTTGGCTTCCTccattatcttcttcttcttctttcaacctttcttctgcatatatatatataaaaaaatcccaaGAAAGAGAAAGGTAAAAGATCAAGAAATAGATAATGGGTGCTTGTGCTACTAAACCAAAGGTTTTGAAAGATGAAAACTCACCGGCCACCGTCCCCGCACCAGAACCGGTCAAGGAAGAATCCGTTCAGCCGGTTGAAACAAAAGACGAACCGGTGGTCGTGATGGAAGCTGATGAAACCAAGCCGAATTCTCTTGGTTCATTGCTTGATAATGTAACATATTAACACTCTAATATATCATACATGAAAGGCTTCCCATTAacatacatttttttttgtacaGGAAGAAAAGAGCAATGAAACTAAGGTGGAGGCAATAACTGTTGAAGAACCAAAGATTAAAGAAGAAGCCGCCATTGTTGAGGCGCCAAAGAAAGTGGAAGAAGCCATTGTTGAGGCTCCAAAGGAGGCCCCAAAGAAAGCAGATGTCATTGTTGAGGCAAAAACAATGGTTGAAGctgaaaagcaaaagaaaaaggaagaagaagaagaaggagatgaGGTTATTGTTTTGGCTGAAAAGAAAAGTGAAGAAACTAAGAAAGAAGAACCCATTGTAAAAGAAGTGAAAACTGAGGCACCCATTGTTTGATCATAGGGAAATGTAAGggaaagtttatatatatatatatgtatgtgagaactaaggagaaagaagaaaaacaggAGGAGGAAGAAGCAAAGGAAACTAGCAACATATGTAATCATAAACTCataatattttatgttgtttgaTTTTATGTTTCTTCGGGAAATAGAgggaaaatgtgtttattttttaattttttttaacttaatttatttttttagattacttaaaattaaatatcttttattaaagaattaataaaaacacattgaaaataatatgaaaacaaaataagcaaaacaattgaatttgaaaatgtttaaatctaaataactaataaaaataaaaaaaatcataagcaaaaattgaaaatgaatttttttttgaaattaacaactaaaatttaagaaaaaaaaagaaaagaaaaaaacatttagcaacaaaaaattaaaaattaataaatttaacagttATAGCTATGTGAGAcctaaaagtttaaaaatttaaaagttcaagtactaaaaatgataaaattaaagtatagagattaaatctataactttttcaaagtacagggactaattgcagaaatcttataaaaaatcatatatgtatatatagggATTAGGGAGGAATCCAGTTACACTGGTTTTACACCCTTCCGTAACTTTTTATGCGATTACTATATTAATAAGCTAAATTGTCTATCATATATATCGAtctaaaatattgtatatattaaaatGCATTTAACGGTTGAAAGTTATTTACATCAATTGaatagttaaaaatttttaatttatatcatatttaatctacataaatgaaatataatattaaattattaaaatatcaattatataaaaacCACTTAAATTTTACATCGTGGATCCTCCTATTCTATATTTATTTCTATAAGTATTCTTGCAAATAAGGAAATTTTGCTTAGTTGGTATAATTTTTATTGTGCCAAGTGTACATgctttaatatatatactttaatatggaaaattttaaattttattaactttaattaaaacaatcctaaatgttaattttttaaaatttataaaaattttaattaattttaattatatatattataaattttacaatttattttatgaataacCAAGTAAATTCtaaatactattttatatattatattgtatacTTTTTACATTTACACCATTGTTGTAATTctattaatcaaaattcaattagCTTTCATCTTCGATCTTTGATATTAACTATCACATTAACTTAGATCTAAAATATGTTCTTCGAGAGGTATTGATCCACTATATCAATTATCGAATTGTCAGTTAAAACTTACtagccaaatttaaaaaaaaaaacttaacaacccagtgacttaaatgaaaactttcgaatagtttaatgatcattttgtaactttttaaagttaaatgtcCGAAACGTAAACTTGCCGATAGTTTAGTGACATTGGGTGTAGTTTgccctatatatttataataaaatatcacatttactaattaaaaaatattttctacattatttgaaaaaatatatattaccatTTATTTTTGCATGAGAATCCCCAAGAGAGAACAGAAATATACTGGATTTCTGTTTAGTTTATCTGATCAGTCCATTCACAACTCCTACGCCTAAGACCCGTTCTACTTTTGGATTCTTTGGAGGTTAGAGAAAATCactatctttttttattttaatttatttaatttaatttttcttcaaaaaattaatgattattaaatcattaaataacaataattatctGTTATAATTTACATttggaagaaaagagaaaaggatTTATACACATTCCtgggtttttaatttttcaattttgggTTCTCCTTTAGCAAAGGATTAAACGGAGAAAACAAGAAAAAACCAACAAAGATTTCtgggttttttttctttgtttggtTTTCATATTATTGAGGTTTTATACATAAAATGAGTCGAATTGCGAATATTTTTCATAGTATAAAGCCGCCATTGTTAATGGTATTGGTACAGATCATATTTGCTGGTGTTAATGTAATGTATAAGTTGGCTGCAGATGATGGGATGAGTTTAAGGCTTATTGTGGTTTATAGATTCATGTTCGCCACTGTTATCATGGTTCCGCTTGCTCTTATTTTTGAAAGGTTAAAGCTTAATCTTTTTTGTTTTCGTTGTTCTTTTATcagttgttttttttatttgtctttttttttttacaggaagagcttggagaaaattaataaaaaagtacTGCTTCAAGCGTTTCTTTGTGGATTATTTGGGTATgtttaacttaaatttatatgtttatatatgtatatatacaaaaaaaCCTGTTTGTTTTAAGCTAATTGTAAAGGTATTTAACAGAGGATCATTGGGTCAAAACTTGTACCTGCAAAGCTTGGTGCATACATCTGCAACATTTGTTGCGGCCATGATCAACCTTGCTCCAgcctttacttttattttggccatttgtttcAAGTACACTTCTTAACCctttgttgatttttattttttgtgccCGTTGGATACTTCAATGGGTGTGGTATTGGGTTCCTAGTGTTTATGTTGGATTTTAGCTCTAGTTTCTGTTGAGAGTTTTAGTGGATTCAGTGACTCTGCTAAGAGCTCGAGGAGTTGACAGGCAGCAGGAGCACCCTCACCCACTAAGGGCGTTGGTGAGTGAAAATTTGTGGACCACCGTTACCTCCTCGAACTCTCAATAGAATCACAAAACCCAGAGATAAAATCGAATATAAATGTGGAACCTAATTCCAATTGTCTctaaatttttaccattttttacaTGTATTGAAACGAAGTTAATTATGATAACAGGATGGAGAAACTGGCAATAAGAACAAATGCAGGGAAAGCCAAAGTGTGTGGGACATTAATAGGAATAGGTGGAGCAATGGTATTCACATTTTACAAAGGTATAGACATAAACATCTGGTCAACAAATGTAAACCTTTTaaagcatcatcatcaacaagtAGGTCCTCGACATTCATATCATGGCACTGGTCACTTCATTATCGGTGCTTTTTTCGGTCTTTTGAGTTGCATTTCTTTCTCTTTGTGGTTGATCAATCAGGTAAAACTTGGGTTCTTTTCCTTTTACTATTCCAGCAATTTCACTCTACTTACATGGTCTTTTTTTGTACTTAATTTGTGAACTTTGTTAGGCTAAAATGAGTGTGGGGTTCCCTTACTTGTATTCAAGCACTGCTTTGATGTGTTTGATGGGATCAATACAAGGAGCTTTGTACGCAGTTTGTACTGTGAGGGATTGGAATCAATGGAAGCTTGGGTGGAATGTTAGGCTTTTAGCTGTTGCTTTTGTGGTATGTCAATGGCTACATGTTGGGTTTTTCTTTTGGGGGGAAATTGAACATGTTGACATTGTTTTTTTGGTTATGTTGCAGGGAATTATGGGATCTGCTTTGTTGGTGTTTTTGGTATCATGGGCTGTTAGGTTGAAGGGACCATTGTATGCAGCTATATTCAATCCATTGGGGCTTGTGTTTGTTGCTATTGTGGGATCTTTGTTACTCGATGAAAAGCTGCATTTAGGAAGGTATATTATGTCATATTTGCTTTACTATTTTATGATATTCTTATAGCACTAACATAGTAATTATAATATTGATATAGATACAATGGTGGCAAAATGAGACCGAATCTCTAAACATAAAAACTTGAACTTCAAAAGATTTAATATactaaatttgaaagaaaaagaactCAAGCTTACAacaaatttaataagaaaaagaaaactccACATTAGTATTGAAACTtcgacaataaaaaaaattttacgcttaaaagaaacttaaaatcaaaatctaacttgAGATTAGCTCGgatttgaattgaatttaaaacagTTCAAATCTGAATCTAATCTCTAAAACATTTAGAACTTGCAAAACTCAATTCAAACTTGAAAATATGACTTAAAAAATCCGAAGGTATTATTGAATATAACAATTAgaacttgaaactcaaataaAAAACTCTAAACTTAAaagctcaaaataaaaaaaataccctAAGATTGACTCAAATCCGAGTTGAATTCAAAGAAATTCAAACCTAAAAATTTAAACTAGAAAAGGGTTCAACTCAAATATATCTTAAGATTGACTTGAACTCCAGCTAAATTCAAGACAGTTTGAACTTGAAAAGAACTGAACTATCAAAAAAACTTAAATCCGAAAACACCCGAACCTAAAACTATTAGATCCCAAAATTACACGATCTAAACCCGAATTAAGCTTACATAAGAGTTACACCCAAACTTTGAACTTAAAAAACTCAAACTCGAAAACCTCCAAAATCCTAAAACAACTAAAACCCAAAATTACATGATCTAAACCTGAATCAAGTTGTTATCTTTATACCTGCAAACAACATTCACACTCAAACTTTGAACTACAAAAAAACTCAAAACTCGAAAATACTTGAACTTGAAacaattaaaacccaaaattaaattatcTAAACCCGAATCAAATTCTACCTTTATAATTACCCAACACTAACACTCAAACTCTCAActataaaaacattcaaaccagAAAACACCCAAATTTAAAACAACTAAATCCCAAAATTACATGATATAAACCCGAATCAAATTACTATATTTATACCTACACAACACTCACATCCAAACTCGAGCAACTTAGCTGCAAATGGTGTTTTAGTTTCtaattctttctcttttttcttggGAAATCAACAGTATCATAGGGGGATTAATGATAGTATGTGGAGTATATGTGGTGCTATGGGGCAAAGCCAAAGAGATGAAGCAAAAAACACAGTTAGTACCGGTACCAACAGTTGATGAAGAATCAAATGAAATAGAAGAAGATAAACAAAGTGAAAATAAAGAAACTGATGAAGAACAAGAGCATGAAGGAACTGAAACTCCACCTGTAATAATTTtagcttaaaattttgtctttttttcccctcgaaactagaaaaaaaaaagaaatttggcCATAATTAGCAGCAACTTACAGTTTACTGCCAGATATATTTGTTGCACAAGACAATGTTTTGAAAGCTCATCTTTGGTGATTTATTACCTGTAATTCAAAGGCCAATTTGTACACCTGATATTAGatcatttattatatattattatagctATGTGGCAGCAATATATAGCTAGCAATTTATATGTTGTTTTTATGAGTAGAATTTATCCAATGAAAGGGCTTTCTCTTTGGGGTGTGTGCATGAACATATGAGAGCTTGCCATAATCATCATCTCATCTCTTAAAATGCTTTTGATGGTTGAATttagcatatattttaatttaatataattatttaaaaattgttattatattatgtgtaaatggtggatttatttatttattggtaaaaatatttaatatctaTGAGCAAATTGATTcttcttaaaaaaattagaacaatttaatctttcaattttggaaataaacaactaattaaggacaattaatcatggTTTTCcgttaattatatataattttgattggtataataataaatttagtgcttaatatttatatatattttgtgttGTTAGACAGAATATGTAAATGTTacgagttaaatttgttaaatcaagaccaaattgatagaatatgtaaatgtttgtgggttaaatttgttaaacaATACCAATTTGACACAATGTGTAAAattttgaggactaaatttattattataccaatagaATATAGGGTAAACTACCTAGTTGGTCACTTAACTTTTAGGGGGCTTTTATTTTGGGCCTTCGCAATTTTGTCACTCAACCATAAGATGCTTTAATTTTAATTACCCAAATTATTAAATCTCTAATAGCAGTTAACTATACAAACTAAATTATGTTctcactttcattttggtcacaaaaaaaatatttttttaaagtattgattGTGATAAAAAAACTAAGGATTAAGTAAAAAAAAGGGTAGAAACTAatataacaacccaattttgggcctagtcggaatagtagttttgggaccccAAATCcgatgtaataaaatttattttattatatttttatagtctacaatttcacggaatgattttgtgaaaatctcgtttgaaaatttcgacgtttgggcactctatttagtcaaaaggactaaatcgcgtaaagtgctaaagttgtgttctattagctaaatgtgttaattagctatagaacttaaaatttgaggtccttattgagtaattagaccattaaaagagAAATTGGATGCACATGGAGTGTAATTATGATGTTGGATGGGTTAGGTTGGTATTAGGGTTTTTTaccaaattattataaaaaataaaaaataccaaaatattatattttttatttaccaaaataaaataaataaataaaaagggacaGGACTGAATggtggcaccaatggtgccatTCTCATTGGCAGCacaggactaaaatgtaatgatCTAAAGTTTTAAGGACCTGAtgtgaaaatttaccattttaaattttgaaagtgaattgtTGCCGCTGTGCGTATGGGGCTCACTTAAAGTtgaaatgtggctaattgccttctaagccctccttatttattattttctttttattccccttcaactcacttttttatttaataaacaagccaTCAACttttttttgtagttaaataagctcttaatctatgattttaACTCATAAAatacctttattttattattaaagtaaatatattttatgtttatgtgaattttatgagaaaatttattaaataaaaaaatttactaaatttgatgagaatagtttataattataatttatttttctatttgggttacatttatgggtgatcagttttattattatttttgatttttcaataaaGCGTGCCtggtatttctattatttttttaattaaatctaatattagttaagtgataattaagatacttagaattctaattaagtaataactctactttactttaataaaagtagcattcaaattttttaactaataacaataaattataattataattatcacaattttttttgtcttttttcctatattttatgcttagagttctatttaaaaaataattttattttaaaattagcacaatttttttaataataattgcagtttaaattataattattttgaaatatataattctcacaacttctattaaattataattatttttaaatttataaagagtatttatatataaaaaatatttttatttaattaaaaaacttgaattcttattattttaaattcatccaattatattcaatgattttatagatttatagttttattaattaataatatattatgttttttttaagtagAGCCTTTATAATATAtgaccaaattaattaatttcacattaatatattatttttttaattaatcttactttttattattatataataatattaataaattattattctaatttagtttagtaatataattaacaataaaggATATTTTTGTCAGTTCAAAAGTTTTGTCAAGActcgtgcttttatatatattatagatagatatttttttgatttttatcGGAGATATGAAAGATTAAATCACAACTTGTCATATTTCGTCATCTAATTGGtccattaattgattttaatggtTAATGTAacgaaatatgaaaatttttaatgtaagagcttaattaattttcagGTTAATGATAAGGGCTCAACTGGGTTCAAATTAAGTCAAGGGGCTTAGTAACTTGTTTTGGTTTTTTCTTAAGGGACTATTATAGCTATAAGCCTTtgataaacataatttttttatttaataaattattctcatcaaattcacataaacataaaatatatttactttaataataaaataaagggcttttatgagtaaaaatcctagattaagagcttatttaactacaaaaataggttgagggcttgtttattaaataaaaaagtgagttgaagggaataaaaagaaaataataaataaggagggcttagaaggcaattagccacatttcaACTTTAGTGCGCCCCACACGCACAGCGGCagcaattcactttcaaaatttaaaatggtaaatttacacATCAGGTCCTTGAAACTTTAGatcattacattttagtcctttgccGCCAATTAGaatggcaccattggtgccgccattCAGTCCTGTCccttttttttggtatattttggtaaataaaaaaaagatataatattttggtaaataaaaaaatatataatattttggtatttttttataataatttggtAAAAAACCCGTTGGTATTAGGttattatatgataaaataaacaaaaacaaataaaaatatcatttttatttctttgctcatcttcttccaccATTTTTCACCAAGAGAATAGCCATTGGAGAACTCAAATTTTCAGCAAACTTAAACCCTTGCATGCGAGtgaaatttatgtttgtttttgttgatttatatgtttttggaacCTTTGAAGCTTAAGCTAGCTAaataggggactaatttgcaagaTGATTGAAAGGCTACGGTTTTGGGCCATGAAAGCATGATAGTTGATTGTGAAGTTTAATGGAGGAAAATGAAACCTTGTTGGGTGTTGAACATTtcttgttaagtgatttttgttgtaaaatgctattaggggttaatttgtaaagtaTGAAGATTTTGAGCTATATGAGTGAAATTGGGGATTATATGGGCTTCTGTGAGCACCTAAATAATTTGGTTAGGCTTTGATGTGGATAAAattccataaatttcattttacgagcctagggactaatttgtaaatatgtaaaagtttaggggcaaaactataatttttccaaagtatgaattgtggactgatttgaataatgtgactaataattaggctaaatgtgatattatagatcaaagaaaacgaggttcggacctagaacgGAGGGAAAACGAGAATTAACGGTTATGTCCCTTTTTGCccttttggtgtcgaggtaagtttttatgtaaataatgcatcgttTTTACTTACGTTATTGTACAAGCCCAAATTAGCCTGGGCCCCCAAACTAAACCTAACCCAAACAGaccaaaaaaaaacccaattcaGAACAAGcccaaatcagaaaaaaaaaacaaacccaatacccaaaaacaaaaagaacatgaaaaaaaCCTAGCCCTAACCCTAGCTGCCGCACCCTATGTCTGCCACCGCACCTAGCTACTGCCGCCTGTCAACACCACCTGCTCCATTGCCCACTTGCCTGCAACAGAAGTGACAGcatataaaatagattaaaattttgtaaaatgactATATAAAGCATGATAAATCTGTAATGgagatttttttttggttacgaaaaaatagaaataaaaaaatagaggtgattttttatttcgaatctttttatttttctattttattttcattttttactaaatattaataaaaaagaagGAAAGTATTACCGAAGACGCCCCGTGACCACGCCGCCGGAGGGCGGTCCTCCATTGTTGGGACCAGATCCAAGGAGGCCGAGGGTTtcctcttttaaaaaaaaaattagagggtGTTTTTAGGGTTTTGGGCTTTGGATCGAGGTTTAACtcggaaaaacaaaaaaaatggctTTTGATTTTTCTCCGGCGGCAGTCGCGGTGGTCCGGCGTTGGAGCAATGGCCAGAGCCTGTAGAGGGGAGGAAAAGTTGAGAGAGAGTtgggagtttttttttaaagaagggataaaatgatttttttttgtttcaaaaaagaagttatataggcctccaaaacgacgtcgttttgaagtTGGCTTTAAGCACccaaaatgacaccgttttgcCTTAAACCCGATCCGCCCGACCTGCTCCGCttaagatccgcgtgttttttctGTCATGGGTTATTTTTGCCTTTGGCCCCTCCGTACTTTTGATTTGTTTCGATTTTGTCcttttgcttatttatttattttataaatttggccccataatttttTCCAGTTTTCGATCTCGTCCCTGGCTCACTGATGCGCTGAAATAATGGACACATGTCCAGATTTTGGTTTTATTCCCATTTGGTCCTCGTTAGTTGTTGCGCCTTTCATTTTGgtcttttatttgtttactttattATAATTTGTCCTTTAACTTTGATTTGAATCACGATTAAGTCCCTAaatcaatttaactttttttttatttaatttttttgttctctttgttttcttttttatttatttatttggcttgttttattattattttttcgctcttattattgttacttatttttatttatcttttttatgtACTATCAAAACTTAGATTATTATTATGATTGttattattgtcattattataatcattattattatgtttttatttattaatattaatatttattattactattattattatctttattattactattagtaTTATATTTAATCTTATCATGCATTTATATCCTTTTGTATAAGTTGAAAATAGTATATTACTACCAATATCATCATTGTCATTTATTCCATATTTATTTATGCAATGTTAGGTCTTAACTCAAATTTTCTACATTTCATCTCAAAACTGTTTTATATTTCACTTAATGCATAAAAAATTGTTTCGTTAAAATGAATGTTGCTCATATTTTGAGattcgagaaatcgtaccctaacttacggggtctcGATTTCctcaataaatttgaataaatgaacgttttaaagtaaaatttttaataatctcgaaaattaagaaaatatcgtgttctaacttatggaatatgattattttataaaatcgAGATGATCAAatgtcttttaaaaataataaaacttttggtgTTTATTCTTCTTTTGAGGATATAAatatattgtgtcctaacttacgggatataattcttttttctcgattaacatgaaatacgcccatttctattttttttaaattaagcgatattttaacaaaggatcgtattttcaATCTCTTCGAAGTTCTCAATTTCCGACAcaaagacattaagtaatcaactaggtacaaattttgggcgcatcgagggtgctaatccttcctctccgtaaccgactcccgaaccctttttcTGGATTTTGCAGacaaaaaattatcgttttagtaaatttaaacttttattaaaatgattaaaataaaagtcGACCCCCTTTTagcaaaaaaatagtttcgacagttatcatattttattatgtttgatgaaatgtggctaaatattgaatgaaattgacaagtatCGAAAATAgagaaatttcccggttgaacattaggattagaataggatacaagtgacatgtcactagtgactaaagtgtggtactatgtgaaggccactttgagaAGAGATAGTTTTGGTCACAattgtggtactatgtgaaggccactctgtgaagaaggtagctttggctacaagggtggtactatgtgcaggccaccgggtatctgttattattccgatgtgttcaactggaaatgactaagtgtaaacgaatatgactatgtgatgaataagtgtaggtattTGTGCGTAAACATATGAGCAATGTACTTGTTATATGAttgaactttggtaagattgatacgGAGTAAGTGTTACAAGGAAAGTTACtataaagaaaacatgaaagagtgaaatttagaaATAAAGCAGTTTTGAACAGCAGCTGTTGTTCAAATACATTGACATTccgattttaaaaagaaaaaggattatataataattaaacgaAAATACTcgtttcatttttaatattaggTGAATTgtgttgacactatttttttgataaaaggaggtcgacttggattttaaaaatgaaaacgaatatcggagtcgccaccaatcttttttgatgaggtgtgatcgggtcacct from Gossypium hirsutum isolate 1008001.06 chromosome D04, Gossypium_hirsutum_v2.1, whole genome shotgun sequence encodes:
- the LOC107898312 gene encoding WAT1-related protein At1g25270 isoform X2 translates to MSLRLIVVYRFMFATVIMVPLALIFERKSLEKINKKVLLQAFLCGLFGGSLGQNLYLQSLVHTSATFVAAMINLAPAFTFILAICFKMEKLAIRTNAGKAKVCGTLIGIGGAMVFTFYKGIDINIWSTNVNLLKHHHQQVGPRHSYHGTGHFIIGAFFGLLSCISFSLWLINQAKMSVGFPYLYSSTALMCLMGSIQGALYAVCTVRDWNQWKLGWNVRLLAVAFVGIMGSALLVFLVSWAVRLKGPLYAAIFNPLGLVFVAIVGSLLLDEKLHLGSIIGGLMIVCGVYVVLWGKAKEMKQKTQLVPVPTVDEESNEIEEDKQSENKETDEEQEHEGTETPPVIILA
- the LOC107898532 gene encoding FK506-binding protein 4; this translates as MGACATKPKVLKDENSPATVPAPEPVKEESVQPVETKDEPVVVMEADETKPNSLGSLLDNEEKSNETKVEAITVEEPKIKEEAAIVEAPKKVEEAIVEAPKEAPKKADVIVEAKTMVEAEKQKKKEEEEEGDEVIVLAEKKSEETKKEEPIVKEVKTEAPIV
- the LOC107898312 gene encoding WAT1-related protein At1g25270 isoform X1 — its product is MSRIANIFHSIKPPLLMVLVQIIFAGVNVMYKLAADDGMSLRLIVVYRFMFATVIMVPLALIFERKSLEKINKKVLLQAFLCGLFGGSLGQNLYLQSLVHTSATFVAAMINLAPAFTFILAICFKMEKLAIRTNAGKAKVCGTLIGIGGAMVFTFYKGIDINIWSTNVNLLKHHHQQVGPRHSYHGTGHFIIGAFFGLLSCISFSLWLINQAKMSVGFPYLYSSTALMCLMGSIQGALYAVCTVRDWNQWKLGWNVRLLAVAFVGIMGSALLVFLVSWAVRLKGPLYAAIFNPLGLVFVAIVGSLLLDEKLHLGSIIGGLMIVCGVYVVLWGKAKEMKQKTQLVPVPTVDEESNEIEEDKQSENKETDEEQEHEGTETPPVIILA